Within the Candidatus Culexarchaeum yellowstonense genome, the region ATTATCACTTTTCCAGTTGCCTCCAAGTTTGGGTTTGGATCCACTTTTGATTTTGACCATAAGCCATCATCTCTTTGGCATTCCAATAGATACTTTATCCCTTTATTTACTGGTTCCCCTTTAATTCCTGCCATGGCAAGAGCCCTTAAGGCTTCTGCTGAAACTATTATTTCGTTGGAGCCATTTTCACATTCTATGTTTTCCTCAACCCATGATCCATTGTCAAGTTGTTTTTCAATTAGGAATTTTATGGCTTTCCTAATCCTTTCATCATTGTTTAATCCGATTCTTGAGGTTATGGTTATTGCGTTGGATGTTTCAATGATGCTTGATGGGGATCCCTTTATCCAATTGTGGGGGAATCCTCCATCGGAGTTTTGAAGGCTTAGTAGTCTATCAACGTATGTCTTTACATTTTCCTTTAGAGTATCAACTAGAGTTAATAGTTCTAGTTTCTCTATCCAATCCCCCAATTCCATTATATATCTTGCTGCTTTCACTTGGTAATCCTCTATCATTTGCATCCACTTTTCAATGCTTATATAACGTAAACCTCATACTAAATCTAATATATATTTATTTTCCATCGTTGTGAATGGCAATTCTTATTAATTTTCCCTTATATTACTTGTTTTGTGGTGAATGTGGTTGGGTATTAGGGTTAAGCCGGATGGTGTACTTGGACTTAAGGTTAAGATATGGGGGCACCTCTTTGCGGAGGTTGTGAGGGCTGATAAGTGTTCCTTTTGTGGTGCATGCATAGGTGTCTGTCCAGTTAAGGCTATTGATGAAAAGGATGAGAAGCCAAGTATTGTTGGTAGATGTGTTGGATGTGGATTTTGTTATGCTCAATGTCCTCATACTCCATTCAATCCAAAGGGTGATATATCTAAGCTATTTGAATCCAGCTTTAAACATGATGTTATTGGATATGTTAGAGGTGTTTATAGTGCTAGATCTACTGATGCTGAAATTTTGAGGCATGCTCAGGATGGTGGTGTTGTTTCAACTCTTCTATTATATGCAATTGAATCTGGGCTCATTGATTGCGCCATATGTTCCGGATTGAGTTCTAAGGAGCCATTTAGGCCGGAGCCCATTGTAGCATTTAATAGGAATGACATTTTGAGTTGTGCTGGATCTAAGTATACTGCAAGCCCAAATTTGAAAGCTTTAACGGCGGCCGTAAATGAATTTGAAGCTGATAGTATTGGGTTTGTGGGTGTTGGTTGTCAGATTACTGGGGTTAGGAAGATGCAATATCATGATTATGGTGCATTGAAGTATGGTTTGCCAGTTAAGTTTGCAATAGGTTTATTCTGTTCCAGAACCTTCTATTACTCCTCGTTGTTCAAGAACTTTTTGGTGAGTAAGGGGATTGATATAAATAAGGTTACTAAGACTGAGATTACAGGTGGAAAATTCATCGTTAAGTCTGGTGATGAAACAATGTTGTCCACAAGTTTGAAGGAGATTGATGGTTATGGACGTAAATCTTGTGAATACTGTGGGGATTTCACGGCTGAGCTTGCAGATATATCTGTTGGTAGCCTTGATTCCCCTGATGGTTGGACTACCGTGATTGTTAGGAGTAGTGTTGGTGAGAAGCTTTTCAAAGAATGTGTTGAGAAGGGGCTTTTAGAGTGTAAAGAGATGAAAATTGAGGATTTGAAGTTAACTATTAAAATTGCTGGCAATAAGAAGAAGAAAGTTACTCAACTGGCAGAGGGATCTTCAGCTTCTTAACCAACTCCTTATACCTATTTCTCACAGTTACTTCGGTAACTTTAGCTGCTCTTGCAATCTCCTTTTGTGTTCTCTTCTCGTTCTCCAACAGTGAGGCTATGTATACTGCCGCAGCTGCAAGTCCAGCTGGATCCTTCCCAACTGTTAAAATCATTTCCTTTGCTTTCCTAATTATTTCCACTGCTTTGCTTTGAACACTTCCACTCAGGCCAAGTTCACTTGCAATTCTTGGTACAAATGTCTCTGCATCTGATAGTGGTATTCTTATGTTTATCTCCTTTAATATTAGCCTATAGCATCTTGCAACCTCCTTTCTCCCAGATCTAGTGTATTTCGCTATTTCCTCAATGGTTCTAGGTATCTTTTGTGTTCTGCACGCAGCATATATGCTTGCAGCCATAACTGCCTCTATACTCCTCCCCCTCACAAGCCCCTTCTCCACAGCCTTCCTATATATCATTGCAGCTTCTTCCTTAACGCTCTTTGGGAGGCTAAGTTGCGCGCTTATCCTATCAAGTTCGCTCATAGCTTGTGCGAGATTCCTATCTATTGAGCTGTGAACTCTAGTTCTTATTTGCCACTTCCTCCATCTAATGACTTCTATCCTCCTCTTCGGTTCAAGCTTCTTCCCCATGGCATCCTTATCTCTCCAGTCAATAACCGTTGATAATCCCTTATCATGTATTGTTAACGTTGTTGGCGATCCAACTCTACTCCTCTTCTGCCTCTCCTCCGGTGTGAATGCTCTCCATTCAGGTCCGCTATCAATCACCTTTTCAGTTATAACTAAACCGCAATCTGCACACACAACTTCCCCCCTCTCATAGTTTCTTATTAGGTGTGTGCTTCCACATTCTGGGCATTTATCAATGGTTTGTATGCTAACTGTAGTTTTTTCATCAGTATCAGCGATGTGACTACTCACCTTCTTCCCCTCCCCATTAGAATTCAAATCTAAATTACACATGTAATTCACGATTAATGAGTCAGAAATAAGACTGCAAATATTTAGTATATAAATCTTTCGCTTTTCATTATGTGCTAATAGAACGGTATATTTAACTTTTTGAGTGAAATTTTTATCGTGGATATTATGTAATATTATTTAGGTTAGCCGGGTGGTGTAGCGGCCAAGCATGGCGGGCTTTGGCCCCGTCGACGGGAGTTCGAATCTCCCCCCGGCTACCATTAAGTTTAAATCATGATCCAACATAATTTCCTATATGAGTTCAAAGAGTATTCCTACTCCAGAAAGCTTTCTGGGGTTTAGGGTTGGGGAAGATAGGAAACTTGCCGGTTGGCGTCAGATTGTAGAGTACTTTAAGATCGTCAGTGAGGCTTCTAATAGGGTTTTGCTGGAATTTTTGGGTAAAACCACTGAGGGTAATGATATGATCCTAGCAATAGTGTCTTCCCCGGAGAATTTGAAGAGACTGGATTATTATAGGGCTATTCAGGAGAAGCTTCATAACCCATACAATCTCAGTGATGGTGAAATTTCAAAGCTTATTGAGGAGGGTAAAACCGTAGTTCTAGTTACATGTAGCATACATTCCACTGAAGTTGCCGCTTCCCAGATGAGTATGGAGCTCCTATATAAGCTTGCAACGGAGGACTCCGATGAGATTAAAGAGATATTGAATAACGTCATCCTCCTATTAATTCCATCACTTAATCCTGATGGGCATGTTATGGTTGTGGATTGGTATAATAGGACTCTAGGTACAAGGTATGAGGGTTCCTCGCCTCCATGGCTATATCACAAGTATGCTGGTCACGATAATAATAGGGATTGGTTTATGTTGAATTTAGTTGAAACTAGACTTGTGGTTGAGAAGGTTCATAATAGGTGGCATCCACAAATAGTTTATGATTTGCATCAAATGGGTCCATTTGGCCCTAGACTTTGGCTTCCACCATACCTAGATCCAATAGATCCAAATGTTGACCCCATATTGCAGCAAGAGATCGTCTTCATGGGTTCTTCAATGGCAAATGAGCTTATTGGTAGGGGATTTAAAGGTGTGGCATGCTATGCTATATATGATGCTTGGACTCCAGCTAGAGCATATCAGCATTATCATGGTGGAATAAGGATACTATCTGAAGCTGCTAGTGTAAAGATAGCTACACCCATAGATATTAAGCCGCAGGATTTACGGCCAGTTATAGGCTTAGACCCCTCAAAACAGAGATGGAATAATCCGAATCCATGGCGTGGTGGGAGGTGGAGGCTTAGGGATATTGTGGATTATGAGCTTGTGGCAGTATTAGC harbors:
- a CDS encoding Coenzyme F420 hydrogenase/dehydrogenase, beta subunit C-terminal domain, with protein sequence MGIRVKPDGVLGLKVKIWGHLFAEVVRADKCSFCGACIGVCPVKAIDEKDEKPSIVGRCVGCGFCYAQCPHTPFNPKGDISKLFESSFKHDVIGYVRGVYSARSTDAEILRHAQDGGVVSTLLLYAIESGLIDCAICSGLSSKEPFRPEPIVAFNRNDILSCAGSKYTASPNLKALTAAVNEFEADSIGFVGVGCQITGVRKMQYHDYGALKYGLPVKFAIGLFCSRTFYYSSLFKNFLVSKGIDINKVTKTEITGGKFIVKSGDETMLSTSLKEIDGYGRKSCEYCGDFTAELADISVGSLDSPDGWTTVIVRSSVGEKLFKECVEKGLLECKEMKIEDLKLTIKIAGNKKKKVTQLAEGSSAS
- a CDS encoding transcription initiation factor IIB gives rise to the protein MCNLDLNSNGEGKKVSSHIADTDEKTTVSIQTIDKCPECGSTHLIRNYERGEVVCADCGLVITEKVIDSGPEWRAFTPEERQKRSRVGSPTTLTIHDKGLSTVIDWRDKDAMGKKLEPKRRIEVIRWRKWQIRTRVHSSIDRNLAQAMSELDRISAQLSLPKSVKEEAAMIYRKAVEKGLVRGRSIEAVMAASIYAACRTQKIPRTIEEIAKYTRSGRKEVARCYRLILKEINIRIPLSDAETFVPRIASELGLSGSVQSKAVEIIRKAKEMILTVGKDPAGLAAAAVYIASLLENEKRTQKEIARAAKVTEVTVRNRYKELVKKLKIPLPVE